The region CAGATTGGTTCTTAGCAGATGATGAACTCATTGGAGTTTTCCTTAATAAGTAGAGGGGGCAGTTTTCAAAAATTCAGGTAAAGGCAATATTGGGGCAACAATAGTGGCTTTACCTTGCCAATCATGGGCTTTGCAAATACCAGTTACAAACAAACAAACGCACGACTGATTACTGAACTCTTATAGATTTAGCTATGTGAAATATGGTGAAGGTAGGGGAGAACGCCTATCCAAAACCAGGTTTTCATGAATTCGACTTATCTTAAGCGTTCTGACCAACGTTAGAATTTCTAGCAGTAACTTCAACAGGGGTTTGAATAGAAAATTTAAAGCTTGATTTAGGAGCAGAGAATGCAGAGAATACAGAAATCAGAAGGAGAAATCCAAAGATTGCGATCGCAGTCTGGCAGAATAGTGGAAATTCAGAACTCCGTTGCATAACAACCTCCAGGTAGACTTGTGAGCAGGTAGACTTGTGAGACTGATAGGATTAACTGGACTAATTGATTCATCTCTCTATAGTTATCATCATCGGAGATTGGACTGATTCCTGAAGTGATGCCCAACTTTTTCCCAGGTGATGCTTAGCTGAAATACTTGTGATGCAGGGCTTTGAGCAGTGTGACCTAATGCTTCTCCAAGTGTGATTTGTCTCACTTGCATAATGTTTTTTTGGTTAGGCAAATCATTTGCAAATCCCCTAATCCCTGCAAATCCCCTAATCCCTATGCAGTAAAATTCGATCCACAAATTTCTCAATCAATTGATTGGAAATAGGTGTCTCTTGTAAGTTCTGCAAAATCTTGGCTAAGTGGTCATCGTTGTCTAAATAACGAGACTGATAGCGCGTAATTCTAATTTTCAGATCTTTTGCATCAACTTCGGGATGAAATTGAAACCCATAAAAAGGTTTCCCTGCCATTTTGAAAGCGTGATAGGGGCAACGGTCTGAAAAAGCCAGCAAAATCGCTTCTTCTGGCATAGTTAATGCTCGTTCTTTATGTCCGGAGACTGCCCAAAAGCCGTTGGGAACATCACGAAATAGGGGATCCACCGCCGCCTCATCCGTCAACCAGAGGGGATAGGTGCCCATTTCCATGCTGGCTTTATCAACAATGACTTTTCCGCCCAATGCCTCTACCGCCGCCTGGAAACCAAAGCAGGAAGCAAACACAGGAATGTATGCATCTAAACAGTGAACCAACAAACGCTTGGCAGACTCTACAAATGGATAATTTTCTGGCTGGGTTACGGAAGCATCACTAGAACCACCGACGAAGAGTGCATCATAGCCATCCAGGCACGTTGCATCAAATTCCAGCACTTT is a window of Leptolyngbyaceae cyanobacterium JSC-12 DNA encoding:
- a CDS encoding GMP synthase family protein (IMG reference gene:2510096331~PFAM: Glutamine amidotransferase class-I), which produces MAKHRSQLKILLMQIRDDEQTRLEEFDEFVRYSRLQPDQFGVLDVFKVLEFDATCLDGYDALFVGGSSDASVTQPENYPFVESAKRLLVHCLDAYIPVFASCFGFQAAVEALGGKVIVDKASMEMGTYPLWLTDEAAVDPLFRDVPNGFWAVSGHKERALTMPEEAILLAFSDRCPYHAFKMAGKPFYGFQFHPEVDAKDLKIRITRYQSRYLDNDDHLAKILQNLQETPISNQLIEKFVDRILLHRD
- a CDS encoding hypothetical protein (IMG reference gene:2510096330); this encodes MQRSSEFPLFCQTAIAIFGFLLLISVFSAFSAPKSSFKFSIQTPVEVTARNSNVGQNA